In one Stenotrophomonas maltophilia genomic region, the following are encoded:
- the lspA gene encoding signal peptidase II, which produces MSAARPHPNALVWLLLSAAIIGLDQWSKAWVLSSLPEFQPVVVIDGFWNWYRTYNTGAAFSFLSDAGGWQKYFFTALAIAISGLMAWWLRGTARGNWKAAVPYALIIGGAIGNVIDRQVHGHVVDFIQWYVGSYTWPAFNIADSAIVVGAIGIALTGLFDGRSAKKADNATPKP; this is translated from the coding sequence ATGAGCGCCGCCCGTCCGCATCCCAACGCTCTGGTCTGGCTGCTGCTGTCGGCGGCCATCATCGGCCTGGACCAGTGGTCCAAGGCCTGGGTCCTGTCGAGCCTGCCGGAGTTCCAGCCGGTGGTGGTCATCGATGGCTTCTGGAACTGGTATCGCACCTACAACACCGGTGCCGCATTCAGTTTCCTCAGCGACGCCGGTGGCTGGCAGAAGTATTTCTTCACGGCGCTGGCGATCGCCATCAGCGGCCTGATGGCATGGTGGCTGCGTGGCACCGCCCGTGGCAACTGGAAGGCCGCCGTTCCCTATGCGCTGATCATCGGCGGGGCGATCGGCAACGTGATCGACCGCCAGGTGCACGGTCATGTCGTCGATTTCATCCAGTGGTACGTTGGCAGCTATACCTGGCCGGCGTTCAACATCGCCGACTCGGCCATCGTGGTCGGTGCCATCGGCATCGCCCTGACCGGCCTGTTCGACGGCAGGTCCGCCAAAAAGGCGGATAATGCCACTCCGAAACCGTAA
- the ispH gene encoding 4-hydroxy-3-methylbut-2-enyl diphosphate reductase: MDVLLANPRGFCAGVDRAIEIVKRAIETLGAPIYVRHEVVHNRFVVDDLKQRGAIFVEELDEVPDNNTVIFSAHGVSQAVRLEAERRGLKVFDATCPLVTKVHFEVARHCRAGRDVVLIGHAGHPEVEGTMGQWNQEAGTGQIYLVEDVEQVATLQINQPENFAYTTQTTLSVDDTRGIIDALRERFPAMQGPKNDDICYATQNRQDAVRDLAKRCDLVLVVGSPNSSNSNRLSELARREGVESYLIDGAHEINPAWVQGKQHVGVTAGASAPQVLVDGVLARLAELGAGSVSELDGEPESMVFALPKELRLRLID; encoded by the coding sequence ATGGATGTGCTGCTCGCCAACCCGCGTGGTTTCTGTGCCGGTGTCGATCGTGCGATCGAGATCGTGAAGCGCGCGATCGAAACGCTCGGCGCGCCCATCTACGTCCGTCATGAGGTGGTGCACAACCGCTTCGTGGTCGATGATCTGAAGCAGCGCGGTGCGATCTTCGTCGAGGAACTGGACGAGGTGCCGGACAACAACACCGTCATCTTCAGTGCCCACGGTGTATCGCAGGCAGTGCGCCTGGAAGCGGAGCGTCGTGGCCTGAAGGTATTCGATGCCACCTGTCCGCTGGTCACCAAGGTCCACTTCGAAGTGGCGCGCCATTGCCGTGCGGGCCGCGACGTGGTGCTGATCGGCCACGCGGGCCATCCGGAAGTGGAAGGTACGATGGGGCAGTGGAACCAGGAAGCCGGTACCGGCCAGATCTACCTGGTGGAGGATGTGGAGCAGGTCGCCACGCTGCAGATCAACCAGCCCGAGAACTTCGCCTACACCACCCAGACCACGCTGTCCGTGGACGATACGCGCGGCATCATCGACGCCCTGCGCGAGCGCTTCCCGGCCATGCAGGGGCCGAAGAACGACGATATCTGCTACGCCACGCAGAACCGGCAGGACGCGGTACGTGACCTGGCCAAGCGCTGCGATCTGGTGCTGGTGGTCGGGTCCCCGAACAGCTCCAATTCCAACCGGCTGAGCGAGCTGGCACGGCGCGAAGGCGTCGAGAGCTACCTGATCGACGGCGCCCATGAGATCAACCCGGCCTGGGTGCAGGGCAAGCAGCACGTCGGCGTCACCGCCGGTGCGTCGGCACCGCAGGTGCTGGTCGATGGCGTGCTTGCGCGCCTGGCCGAACTGGGCGCCGGCAGTGTGTCCGAGCTTGATGGCGAGCCGGAATCGATGGTGTTCGCGCTGCCGAAGGAACTGCGCCTGCGCCTGATCGACTGA
- a CDS encoding M61 family metallopeptidase: MKTRALVMSVLFALAATPALAQSPPPADAAAHGLLRIDVDARDLARRIFKVTATVPAKPGPMTLLYPQWIPGNHSPTGPIDKLAGLRVTANGRPLAWQRDQYNVYAFKVDVPEGVSEIVAQFDFLSSQGGNQGRVVMTPEMLNLQWNANALYPAGVDARHLQAQASVTLPKGWSYATALETVRRDGDTVVFKPITFDHLVDSPLFAGEHYQRIDLDPGAKAPVHLNVFADEAKSLKPTEAQIKAHRALVQQADRLYGARHYDHYEFLLALTDRLGGIGLEHHRSSENSAAPGYFTEWDDSAWMRDLLPHEYTHSWNGKYRRGADLATDNFNVPMGDSLLWVYEGQTQFWGQVLAARSGLWSTDQARDMLANVAATYDRGRPGLAWRPLQDTTNDPTIAQRRTLPYRNYQMSEDYYSGGQMLWLEVEGRLRALTGNRRSLDDFARAFFGVGNGDWDVNPYTFDDVVATLNAIAPYDWAGFLRQRLDGHGSLTGGLELAGWKLVYRDAPNDAYKAQEKRAKAALLAYSLGATVMDSGVVGDVIWDSPAFNAGLAPGMKVIAIGDREYSSERLKDAVAVAATNKAPITLLVKQFDRIVPIRIDYHGGLQYPVLERIPGRPDQLAELWKPR, from the coding sequence ATGAAGACCCGTGCCCTGGTGATGTCCGTGCTGTTCGCGCTGGCGGCCACACCCGCGCTGGCGCAGAGCCCGCCGCCGGCCGATGCCGCTGCGCACGGCCTGCTGCGCATCGACGTGGACGCGCGCGATCTGGCCCGGCGCATCTTCAAGGTGACCGCCACCGTGCCGGCAAAACCCGGCCCGATGACCCTGCTGTACCCGCAGTGGATTCCCGGCAATCATTCGCCCACCGGCCCGATCGACAAGCTCGCTGGCCTGCGCGTCACGGCCAATGGCAGGCCGCTGGCCTGGCAGCGCGACCAGTACAACGTCTATGCGTTCAAGGTCGATGTGCCGGAGGGCGTCAGCGAGATCGTGGCGCAGTTCGATTTCCTGTCCTCGCAGGGCGGCAACCAGGGCCGCGTGGTGATGACGCCGGAAATGCTCAACCTGCAATGGAACGCCAACGCGCTGTATCCGGCCGGGGTCGATGCACGCCATCTGCAGGCCCAGGCCAGCGTGACCCTGCCGAAGGGCTGGAGCTACGCCACCGCGCTCGAAACAGTCCGGCGCGACGGTGACACGGTGGTGTTCAAGCCGATCACTTTCGACCATCTGGTCGATTCGCCGCTGTTCGCCGGTGAGCATTACCAGCGCATCGATCTGGACCCGGGCGCCAAGGCGCCGGTGCACCTGAACGTGTTCGCCGATGAAGCGAAGTCGCTGAAGCCCACCGAGGCACAGATCAAGGCGCACCGCGCCCTGGTGCAGCAGGCTGACCGCTTGTACGGCGCGCGCCACTACGACCATTACGAGTTCCTGCTGGCATTGACCGACCGACTGGGCGGCATCGGGCTGGAGCATCATCGCTCCAGCGAGAACAGCGCTGCGCCGGGCTACTTCACCGAGTGGGATGACTCCGCATGGATGCGTGACCTGCTGCCGCACGAGTACACGCATTCCTGGAACGGCAAGTATCGCCGTGGCGCGGACCTGGCAACCGACAACTTCAACGTTCCGATGGGTGACAGCCTGCTGTGGGTGTACGAAGGCCAGACCCAGTTCTGGGGCCAGGTGCTGGCCGCCCGCTCGGGGTTGTGGTCCACCGATCAGGCGCGCGACATGCTGGCCAATGTTGCGGCGACCTATGATCGCGGTCGCCCGGGACTGGCCTGGCGGCCACTGCAGGACACCACCAACGACCCGACCATCGCCCAGCGGCGCACACTGCCGTATCGCAATTACCAGATGAGCGAGGACTATTACTCCGGCGGCCAGATGCTGTGGCTGGAAGTGGAGGGCAGGCTGCGCGCGCTGACCGGAAACCGGCGCAGCCTGGATGATTTTGCCCGTGCCTTCTTTGGCGTAGGCAACGGAGACTGGGACGTCAATCCGTATACGTTCGACGACGTGGTGGCGACCTTGAACGCCATTGCTCCGTACGACTGGGCCGGCTTCCTGCGGCAGCGCCTGGACGGCCACGGATCGCTGACCGGCGGTCTGGAACTGGCCGGCTGGAAGCTGGTCTACCGCGACGCGCCGAACGATGCCTACAAGGCACAGGAAAAACGCGCCAAGGCGGCGCTGCTGGCGTACTCGCTCGGTGCGACGGTGATGGACAGCGGTGTGGTCGGCGACGTGATCTGGGACAGTCCCGCCTTCAATGCAGGCCTGGCGCCGGGCATGAAGGTGATCGCCATCGGTGACCGCGAGTACAGCAGCGAGCGGTTGAAGGACGCGGTTGCCGTTGCCGCCACCAACAAGGCGCCGATCACGCTGCTGGTCAAGCAGTTCGACCGCATCGTGCCGATCCGGATCGACTATCACGGTGGCCTGCAGTATCCGGTGCTGGAGCGCATTCCCGGCCGCCCGGATCAGCTGGCCGAGCTGTGGAAGCCGCGATGA
- a CDS encoding lysoplasmalogenase, which produces MRPRLGGGAILLLAVLAIVGAFLPGEGRWLHWLAKPTATLLIAAMVWQTRPAGSPSYRRAVLAGMLLSCAGDIALMLPMDAFVPGLLAFLLAHLCYIVAFRAGLRAGRGLVAAGGLLGVFAALNVSGLWPHLPPPMRIPVLAYVVVLACMAILALARQWTRQRPEAVEAGSARWAAAGALLFVASDSLLAWDRFAGGLPLASLLVLSTYYAAQYAIARSVR; this is translated from the coding sequence ATGAGACCACGCCTGGGCGGCGGTGCGATCCTGCTGCTGGCGGTGCTGGCCATCGTCGGTGCATTCCTGCCCGGCGAGGGCCGCTGGCTGCACTGGCTGGCAAAGCCGACAGCGACCCTGCTGATCGCGGCGATGGTATGGCAGACGCGTCCTGCTGGATCACCGTCGTACCGTCGCGCGGTGCTGGCGGGCATGCTGCTCTCGTGCGCAGGCGACATCGCGCTCATGCTGCCGATGGATGCCTTCGTCCCCGGCCTGCTGGCGTTCCTGCTGGCCCACCTCTGCTACATCGTCGCCTTCCGCGCCGGCCTGCGCGCGGGTCGCGGCCTGGTCGCCGCAGGGGGACTTCTGGGTGTGTTCGCCGCGCTCAACGTGTCCGGTCTATGGCCGCATCTGCCACCGCCGATGCGCATCCCTGTGCTGGCCTATGTGGTGGTACTGGCGTGCATGGCGATCCTGGCGCTGGCGCGGCAGTGGACCCGCCAGCGACCGGAGGCTGTCGAAGCGGGCAGTGCGCGCTGGGCGGCAGCCGGCGCCCTGCTGTTCGTCGCCAGCGATTCACTGCTGGCCTGGGACCGCTTCGCCGGTGGCCTGCCGCTGGCAAGCCTGCTGGTGCTGTCCACCTACTACGCGGCGCAGTACGCGATCGCACGATCGGTGCGCTAG
- the treA gene encoding alpha,alpha-trehalase TreA: MRPSIRPVVCVLALLLSAGAACAGSPASTPAPPDQAWQPLFQQVQRAHLFPDQKTFADAVPRQSPAALLADWQRAQREPGYTLQAFVDRAFDLPDGPAPYVSPAGQSLRAHIEGLWPVLTRQSTAVDPHGSLLPLPHAYVVPGGRFREVYYWDSYFTMLGLASSGRWPQVRAMVDNFAWQLDQYGHIPNGNRSYYLSRSQPPFFSLMVTLLAAHEGDQAYRRYLTQLRTEHDFWMRGADGLAPGQARERVVRMPNGDLLNRYWDARAVPRSESWTDDLATAAQAPQRAPSQVYRDLRAGAESGWDFSSRWMDDPSALSSIQTTSIVPVDLNSLLYHLEQTIARASRVAGDRASARDYSARAEARRSAINRLLWDAAQGWYADHDLRSGQLRPALTAAALYPLWLKIATDEQARRSADAAEAQLMREGGLLTTTLVSGQQWDAPNGWAPLQWVAVDGLQHYGQERLARQLGVRFLRTVQSVYDRQGKLVEKYVVDGSAGGGGGGEYPLQDGFGWSNGVTLALLDRLCPRQRTCENAGDVE; this comes from the coding sequence ATGCGTCCTTCGATCCGCCCGGTCGTCTGCGTACTGGCTCTGTTGCTCAGTGCCGGCGCGGCATGCGCCGGCTCACCCGCATCGACCCCTGCGCCACCGGACCAGGCCTGGCAACCGCTTTTCCAGCAGGTCCAGCGCGCGCATCTGTTCCCCGACCAGAAGACCTTTGCCGATGCTGTGCCGCGGCAGTCGCCGGCTGCACTGCTGGCTGACTGGCAGCGCGCGCAGCGAGAGCCTGGCTACACGCTGCAGGCCTTCGTCGACAGGGCCTTCGACCTGCCCGATGGACCTGCGCCCTACGTCTCACCCGCCGGCCAGAGCCTGCGCGCGCATATCGAAGGCCTGTGGCCCGTGCTGACCCGGCAGTCCACGGCGGTCGATCCCCATGGCTCGCTGCTGCCGCTGCCGCACGCGTATGTGGTGCCCGGTGGGCGCTTCCGCGAGGTGTATTACTGGGACAGCTACTTCACGATGCTGGGACTGGCCTCCAGTGGCCGCTGGCCCCAGGTCCGCGCGATGGTCGACAACTTCGCGTGGCAGCTCGACCAGTACGGGCACATTCCCAACGGCAACCGCAGTTACTACCTGAGCCGCTCGCAGCCGCCGTTCTTCAGTCTGATGGTGACCCTGCTGGCCGCGCACGAAGGCGATCAGGCGTACCGCCGCTATCTGACACAGCTGCGCACCGAGCACGACTTCTGGATGCGGGGCGCCGATGGCCTTGCGCCCGGCCAGGCACGCGAGCGCGTGGTGCGCATGCCCAATGGCGACCTGCTCAACCGCTACTGGGATGCTCGCGCGGTGCCACGCAGCGAATCGTGGACGGACGATCTGGCGACGGCGGCACAGGCACCGCAGCGGGCACCCTCGCAGGTGTACCGCGACCTTCGCGCCGGCGCCGAATCCGGCTGGGATTTCAGCTCGCGATGGATGGACGACCCCAGTGCACTGTCCAGCATCCAGACCACGTCGATCGTTCCAGTCGACCTGAACAGTCTGCTGTACCACCTCGAGCAGACCATCGCCCGGGCCAGCCGCGTGGCCGGCGACCGCGCATCGGCCCGCGACTACTCGGCCCGGGCCGAGGCCCGACGCAGTGCCATCAATCGCCTGCTGTGGGATGCGGCGCAGGGCTGGTATGCCGATCACGATCTGCGCAGCGGACAGCTGCGCCCTGCCCTGACCGCTGCCGCGCTGTATCCGTTGTGGTTGAAGATCGCCACCGATGAGCAGGCGCGACGCAGCGCCGACGCAGCCGAAGCACAATTGATGCGTGAGGGCGGCCTGCTGACCACCACCCTCGTCAGCGGCCAGCAGTGGGACGCGCCGAACGGGTGGGCACCGCTGCAGTGGGTGGCCGTCGATGGCCTGCAGCACTACGGTCAGGAGCGCCTGGCGCGGCAGCTGGGAGTGCGCTTCCTGCGCACCGTGCAGTCCGTCTACGATCGGCAAGGCAAGCTGGTGGAGAAGTACGTGGTCGATGGCTCCGCGGGCGGAGGGGGTGGCGGCGAGTATCCGCTGCAGGATGGCTTCGGCTGGAGCAACGGGGTGACACTGGCACTGCTGGATCGCCTGTGCCCGCGGCAGCGGACCTGCGAGAACGCGGGCGACGTCGAGTAG